One window of the Pseudochaenichthys georgianus chromosome 21, fPseGeo1.2, whole genome shotgun sequence genome contains the following:
- the hspd1 gene encoding 60 kDa heat shock protein, mitochondrial, which yields MFRLPTIMKQVRPVCRALAPHLTRSYAKDVKFGAEARALMLQGVDLLADAVAVTMGPKGRNVIIEQSWGSPKVTKDGVTVAKSIDLKDRYQNIGAKLVQDVANNTNEEAGDGTTTATVLARAIAKEGFDIISKGANPVEIRRGVMMAVETVIKELKNLSKPVTTPEEIAQVATISANGDVEIGTIISNAMKKVGRKGVITVKDGKTMHDELEIIEGMKFDRGYISPYFINSAKGQKCEFQDAYILLSEKKISTVQSIVPALELANQNRKPLVIVAEDVDGEALSTLVLNRLKVGLQVVAVKAPGFGDNRKNQLRDMAVATGGTVFGDDAVGLALEDIQAHDFGKVGEVQITKDDCLLLKGGGSTADVDRRAAEIIEQLENCTSDYEKEKLNERLAKLSDGVAVLKIGGTSDVEVNEKKDRVTDALNATRAAVEEGIVPGGGCALLRCIPCLDSIPTANADQKIGVEIIRRALRIPAMTIAKNAGVEGALVVEKILQLGGEIGYDAMLGEYVNMVEKGIIDPTKVVRTALLDAAGVASLLSTAECVVTEIPKEEKEMPGGMGGMGGMGGMGGMGGGF from the exons ATGTTCCGCCTCCCGACCATCATGAAGCAGGTGCGGCCCGTGTGCCGTGCGCTCGCCCCTCACCTCACCCGATCCTACGCCAAAGACGTGAAGTTCGGAGCTGAAGCTCGAGCTCTGATGCTGCAGGGAGTCGACCTGCTGGCCGACGCTGTGGCCGTCACCATGGGCCCCAAG GGTCGTAACGTGATCATCGAGCAGAGCTGGGGCAGCCCGAAGGTCACGAAGGACGGCGTGACGGTGGCCAAGAGCATCGACCTGAAGGACAGGTACCAGAACATCGGAGCCAAGCTGGTGCAGGACGTGGCCAACAACACCAACGAGGAGGCGGGCGACGGCACCACCACCGCCACCGTGCTCGCCCGCGCCATCGCCAAGGAGGGCTTCGACATCATCAGCAAGGGAGCCAACCCCGTGGAGATCCGCAGAGGAGTCATGATGGCCGTGGAGACCGTCATCAAGGAGCTGAAGAACCTCTCCAAGCCGGTCACCACGCCCGAGGAGATCGCACAG GTTGCCACAATCTCAGCCAACGGAGACGTGGAGATCGGTACCATCATCTCCAACGCCATGAAGAAAGTCGGCCGCAAGGGAGTCATCACTGTCAAG GACGGGAAGACCATGCACGACGAGCTGGAGATCATCGAGGGAATGAAGTTTGACCGCGGATACATCTCCCCTTACTTCATCAACTCTGCCAAAG GTCAGAAGTGCGAGTTCCAGGACGCCTACATCCTGCTGAGCGAGAAGAAGATCTCCACCGTGCAGAGCATCGTTCCCGCTCTGGAGCTCGCCAACCAGAACCGCAAACCTCTGGTGATCGTGGCCGAGGACGTGGACGGAGAGGCGCTCAGCACCCTGGTGCTCAACAG GCTGAAGGTGGGGCTCCAGGTTGTGGCTGTTAAGGCTCCAGGGTTCGGAGACAACAGGAAGAACCAGCTGAGGGACATGGCCGTCGCCACCGGAGGAACC GTGTTTGGAGACGATGCTGTGGGTCTGGCTCTGGAGGACATCCAGGCTCATGACTTCGGTAAGGTGGGCGAGGTTCAGATCACCAAAGACGACTGCCTGCTGCTGAAGGGCGGCGGCAGCACCGCTGATGTAGACAGACGAGCAGCTGAGATCATCGAGCAGCTGGAGAACTGCACCAGCGACTACGAGAAGGAGAAGCTCAATGAGAGGCTCGCCAAGCTCTCTGACGGAGTGGCCGTGCTCAAG ATTGGAGGGACGAGTGACGTGGAGGTGAACGAGAAGAAGGACCGTGTGACGGACGCTCTGAACGCCACGCGGGCGGCAGTGGAGGAGGGCATCGTGCCGGGCGGCGGCTGCGCTCTGCTGCGCTGCATCCCCTGCCTGGACTCCATCCCCACGGCCAATGCTGACCAGAAGATCG GTGTGGAGATCATCCGACGGGCGCTGCGTATCCCCGCCATGACCATCGCGAAGAACGCCGGTGTGGAGGGCGCTCTGGTGGTGGAGAAGATCCTGCAGTTGGGAGGCGAGATCGGATACGACGCCATGCTGGGAGAGTACGTCAACATGGTGGAGAAGGGCATCATCGACCCCACCAAG
- the LOC117466925 gene encoding LOW QUALITY PROTEIN: 10 kDa heat shock protein, mitochondrial-like (The sequence of the model RefSeq protein was modified relative to this genomic sequence to represent the inferred CDS: deleted 2 bases in 2 codons): protein MAFRKFLPLFDRVLVERFTPETVTKGGIMLPEKAQSKVLQATVVAVGPGSRNGNLLPVSVTVGEMVLLPEYGGTKISLDDKDYFLFRDGDILGKYVE, encoded by the exons ATG GCTTTCAGGAAATTCCTCCCCTTGTTCGACCGGGTGCTCGTGGAGCGTTTTACCCCAGAGACGGTAACGAAGGGCGGCATCATGCTGCCGGAGAAAGCTCAGAGCAAAGTGCTGCAGGCCACGGTGGTGGCAGTCGGGCCGGGCTCCCGCAAC GGTAACCTGCTGCCAGTCAGTGTGACGGTGGGAGAGATG GTCCTGCTGCCAGAGTACGGA GGAACTAAAATCAGTCTGGACGACAAG GACTATTTCCTGTTCCGTGACGGAGATATCCTTGGGAAATACGTAGAGTAA
- the LOC117466650 gene encoding 10 kDa heat shock protein, mitochondrial isoform X2, which produces MAFRKFLPLFDRVLVERFTPETVTKGGIMLPEKAQSKVLQATVVAVGPGSRNVKGNLLPVSVTVGESVLLPEYGGTKISLDDKDYFLFRDGDILGKYVE; this is translated from the exons ATG GCTTTCAGGAAATTCCTCCCCTTGTTCGACCGGGTGCTCGTGGAGCGTTTTACCCCAGAGACGGTAACGAAGGGCGGCATCATGCTGCCGGAGAAAGCTCAGAGCAAAGTGCTGCAGGCCACGGTGGTGGCAGTCGGGCCGGGCTCCCGCAACGTG AAAGGTAACCTGCTGCCAGTCAGTGTGACGGTGGGAGAGAGTGTCCTGCTGCCAGAGTACGGAGGAACTAAAATCAGTCTGGACGACAAG GACTATTTCCTGTTCCGTGACGGAGATATCCTTGGGAAATACGTAGAGTAA